gctacatggtaaagccacaaatttggcccgtcgctgctacacagttaaGGCCCATTCACAGAtctcaataataaaaataataacaacaataataatgatatatatacacacacatacacttatctatctatttatacacATTACCAACCCATTTCCCGTTTATCTATACACATCACACAGACACACGCTCACCTATCTATACAGACGGCCTCCCCCTTCCCAACCTCCGCATCCTTGTACTTGGTGGGTATGCATTTGGTGTGGCAGGCGTTGGTCATCCTGGTGTACATGTCTGACAGCATCTCTATCTCCAGGTCCTGCACCAACTTCATCTGGTCATCGTTGAGGGACGGAAGGGCTGCCATTGTGCCGAGTTGGTGTTGCTGTTGAAGGTGGAAAGGATGTCAATATCTCTCGTACCTTGATGTACAGAATGATTTGGCATGtcgagaaagagtgaagaaagtaAGGAATAGAGAATGAATTACacccttaactgcggatttcctaccagaagacatcaccaagctaaaggggtggaacaaaaagtggctgctacaattcaatgaagaaaaatgtaaagtcctgcaccttgggaggggatatccagcataccaataccacatgggaaacactccactatccagcacagaggcagagaaagacctgggagtgtatgttaccaggttaccagtgaagggatatccagcacaccaatatcacatgggaaacactctgctatccaccacagaggcagagaaagacctgggagtgtatgttcccaggctaccagtgaaggcaaaatccatgccaatcgcagcggatgggttaagtaAGAAAGAATGAACATATTTTATAGTAATGGAAGACAAGGCTgttagacaagaagaaaaagaagaaaatgggataaaataaccaataaataaatgaataaactaaCAACAACCAAATTAACCAACCAACACAAACCAGGACtcacccaaacaaacaaacaaacactcggtCAGTCCGCTATGGTCCGTCTATCCAGTGAAAGTCCGCTTTGGTTCGTAGTCCCCGGTGTTGGCGTTCCTGATGCGCTCGCGGACTTTCATGGACTCCCGCCGCTGCTGCTCCACCGCCTGCCTGGTGAACACGAAGCCGCCGATGCCAACACTGATGACCACGGACCTGGGGAGTGGCGGAGGTGGTGAGGGCGGGGAGGAAGCTATGCTAAGAGTATAGGTGAAGTTTGGGGTATATACTATAGataagaaacaaataaacaaaatacaataaatatacctaacctaacctaacccgttTTTGCCATAATACAACGTGCTAGACTGGGCTCATAAGCTTTATACATCAATATTTAGAGGTTATCTTTAATTTCCGGAAACTAATAATAACTGCACTCTATCCTATTGACTTCTGAGAGGTTATAATATTAATAGAATACAGatatatatgacaacagaagaggaATTGgttgatttagtaagaaatgATAGTACAAATTTTTACCACAAGCAGAATTAACACAGAGATCAAATaacaatgaaataaagaaagaaaccaatcagagagagagagagagagagagagagagagagagagaaaacaagaaaccctAATATCCAGTAATTACACTCCAGAAAATTACTAATCTATGAATCTgaagaaattaaataaacaaataaaaaagataaaataaacaaaaatacaaataataaatatCAAAGCggataatatacaaaaaaacaatcaaTTTTCATCATTACTTTCTTATACATTCCCTCTGTCTTTTAATGTACCCGTAACCACTGACATACAACACCTTTAAACcagaaacaaaaataacacaGACAGAGACCAAATAACAatgtaaataacgtaaatacagacaatccttaaccaccaccaccggccTACAGGTAGTGAACTTGTCGTAAACCCCAGAGACCGGCTTGTTGGTCCTTATTTCACACCCCTGAGCTTGTTTTATGTCCCTCTTATTATCCTTACCAGCCCACGAGGATCTTGGCCACCTTGCTCTTCAACATGGAGGCTGCCTGAGGACCATGGGcacgaggggaaggaaaaaggataaaatgcAAGGGGCCGACACACACGTGAACAGCCGCGTCGTCTGCTGCGCCTTGGACCGTCTTGGAGAGgggacggttttcttctttttccttcttatccttctattcttctttttcagcCTTTTCCATATATCTATCATATGTTACTTTTATCTTTCCCGCCCCATTCCTCTAATCAACTCGCTGTTAAGTCTTTTTATATGCAATTTGCTTTACTATATGTAATGTCAGATGTCTGCTATTCATTATGACATAAGTAATAAATCTGCTGATGGGAACTGGATTTAACTGATGATGTAGTGGTTATAGCTATAAATCTTTGGGTATAAGTAGTTTTCATGCTTTAattattcatttatcattattattattagtagtgttTGTATTATTATTCTTTTAATCAAGAATCAATCCCATTATTTTTAGCATGGAATTTCTCAGGCTGGTATGACTGAAGATAGCTCATTTGACCTCAACTACAGCCAATTTTATTTTTACTCTACTAAAATTACCTtacatcatcactgtcatctgtAAAGGCATTCATTTTGAGGCTCGGAGCTATCAAGGGTTCATAATATACATTCTCATCGCTTCTCACTTTATTACGCAAGACATACAAGCCATCTCTAACTTATCTATGCTGCCCCCACGAAGACGGACCCCAAGAAGTCCTCCGGCTTATCcactttcctcttctgcttcttcttcttcttctccgctaTTCTCTTCTTGAACagctcattcttcctcttcctctcttcctttttactcagtttctcctcctccgtttccctttGCTTGAAGATGAAGACGTTATCCTTATCCTCCGTCTTCGCTACCTCTGTTGTCTCTCCTTccatgttcttcttctccttcctcttcttcttcttgctgacCTCTGCGAGTTTGATGAAGTGGTCGGTTTCCTTCCTGACCTGCGAGATCTCCGCTCCCATGCGCTGCTTCATCACCTCCCTCTCGTACTCCAGTCGCTGCTTGAGGTACGCCCACTTGAACCTGATGTGAGAGTGACTTCTTcagtgggtgaaggaagagggcgagagagaggaagaacaagaaaccaTAATATgcaatagagagatagagatggacagatagagatattaaagcctgctaatcactgcccctttcctatataaaaaaataaaataaataaaaagtgacaCCCAATATATGATGACCTGACTTGACCCCTTGACCTCCTCACCTGGGCAGATACTTGATGTTCCAGAGCATATCGTAGTAAcggttcttcttcttccctccgacGGGCTGGCTGTTGAGGTAGAGATGGACCTGCTTGGCCTTCCTCTTACTCTTGAACTCCAGCCACCCCTCCGTGAAGTGCAGGTTCTTCTTGAATTTCTTGCCCTTGGGACCCTTGCTGTTGGAGTCATCTGGAAAATATAGTTGTGATTAGTTATTgttctttaacccagtagcagcgacgggccaaatttgtggctttaccgtgtaccagcgacgggccaaatttttgccatgatataaagcccccaaaatagatgatgcataaactgataacaaatgcattgatatatattatgaaatggtttgagtgagtgatgattttttctcatttttcttgcttagaggggcctttaaaaaATATGATCCCTGCAGTTACCGGGTTAATGTTTAAGGCAAAGGTAATACTGCCTAACAAGAAAACACGATCAATTTACAGTTTCGAAAAGTAGACATATGCGacagaaatgaggtacaaaatcgcaGGCAAGATAAAGGTTCAGTGATTGCCGGCTTTGTCATCTTGAactgggtgtaattctagagtttTGCCAAGACTGAGGAGGTTAGGTTAATTACTGGAACTGATCGCTGGCTAACAAGAAAACACtgcctatttattatttttttataggtattcaTGTGCTCACCCTTGTCCGCAGCCTGTAGGAATACCCTATCCAAGGCGCCGAACCTGTTGAAGTACTCCCTGATCTTGGCCACATTCATGTTGGGCGGGATGGAGGACAGGTACACAATGCCAGGCTTGCGtcttttaatctttctctccAGGCTGTGTTCCCCATTATGGCTTACCAATGGCACCTCGTCCTCCATAGTGTTAGTTAGGTATGAGGAAGGTGGAGTGTGGTATCTGCTGTgttaatctttttcttcagtgtttttgGGAGCTGGTTAGGCCATAGGGTTGTGTTAGTTGTGTTAACCTTCCCTGGTAaagtcttcttcttttatctgtgGAGCTTTATTGCTTTCTAACGCCTcgtgggtcctcctcctctcttctgttcccCTTCTTCACTGTTTCAAGGGTCTGGTTAGGCCATGGAGTTGTATTGAACTGTTGAATCCTCCCCAGGTcaagttttcttctccttcttttgatCTGTATTGCCTTATTTAGCTTGATGGGttctcttcttaatctttcctcttcttctccagtgCTTTGTGGGGCTGGTTAGTTCCTCTTGACCCTCTCTCCTGCTAACTTTTCAATAACACGTGtagttttcttgtttactttagGCTTGGTCCTGGTGTGGGTCTTGGGACTGGGAGCtgtgaccttcttcttcttcttcttcttcttttatttgagtTGTtcttctttgtatcgcttcttttaGGTAAccattccttaattttcctttctcgcctttggttattcttctctctctgtttccagcTTTCATTTAGGAGAGTTTtagtttatttcttcttttacatcATCTTCCTTTATTTGAGCTGTTCCTctttgtatcacttcttaggtAACCACtccttaatcttccttccttttgtgtttttggttatttttctctctctgtttccagcTTTCATTTAGGAGAGTTTtagtttatttcttctttttcttcatctccttttatttGAGCTGTTCCTCTTTATATCGCTTCTTAGGTAACCACtccttaatcttccttccttttgtgtctttggttatttttccctctctgtctccagCTTTC
This window of the Eriocheir sinensis breed Jianghai 21 chromosome 50, ASM2467909v1, whole genome shotgun sequence genome carries:
- the LOC126982158 gene encoding mitochondrial import inner membrane translocase subunit Tim10-like; the protein is MAALPSLNDDQMKLVQDLEIEMLSDMYTRMTNACHTKCIPTKYKDAEVGKGEAVCIDRCVAKYWEIHERVGKKLQKMSSADEEALKKIAAEQEQVQ
- the LOC126982157 gene encoding uncharacterized protein LOC126982157; this translates as MEDEVPLVSHNGEHSLERKIKRRKPGIVYLSSIPPNMNVAKIREYFNRFGALDRVFLQAADKDDSNSKGPKGKKFKKNLHFTEGWLEFKSKRKAKQVHLYLNSQPVGGKKKNRYYDMLWNIKYLPRFKWAYLKQRLEYEREVMKQRMGAEISQVRKETDHFIKLAEVSKKKKRKEKKNMEGETTEVAKTEDKDNVFIFKQRETEEEKLSKKEERKRKNELFKKRIAEKKKKKQKRKVDKPEDFLGSVFVGAA